Below is a genomic region from Candidatus Methylomirabilota bacterium.
CATCAGGATGCTCTCGGTGCCACCGGAGGTGAGGTTGCCGGGGCCCCCCTCGTTGCCGAGGAGCGTCGCCGTGATCCCGATCACCTCGGGCTCGAGCTTCCCGAGGCTCGGAAAGATCCGCCGGGCCCCCAGGCCGTTGGTGGCCATGTAGAGACCGTAGGCCTCCCGCAGGAGCTCCAGATGCTCCGCCCCGGCGCCGTAGACGAGGCTGAACGTCCGGCCCTCGTCCCATCGCGCGTCACCCGCCATCGCGTCGCGGAGCAGGGCCATCACCTCGGACCGGGCCTTCCCCGTGCTCGGTAGCTTCATCGTCCGTCCTTTCCGACCCGTCCGCCCCGCCGGGCAGGGGTCGCCCCAGGCTTCAAGCCGTCGCGCGCCCCCGGCCCCGCTCGATCAGCCAGCCGCCGAGCCCCAGGAGCACGAAGGAGGCCCCCAGGAGCACCGTCGCCAGCGCGTTCACGCGCGGGGCGATCCCGTCCCTCAGGAGGCTCCAGATGTGCATGGTCAGCGTCCCCTTCTGGCCGGAAACGAAGAAGGTGATCAGGAATTCGTCCATCGACAGCGTGAACACCAGCAGGGCCGCGCCGACGACTCCCGGCAGGATCAGCGGCAGGGTGACGTACCAGAACACCTGCCGGGGACGCGCGCCCAGGTCGCCGGCGGCCAGCTCCAGCGTGCGGTCGAACCCGTAGAGGCGCGCGGAGACGAGGAGGGTCGCGAACGGCAGGGTGAACACCACGTGGCCCAGGATGATGGTGAGCCGCGAGAGCGGAAGCCGCAGCCAGCTGAAAAACAGGAGGAGCGCGACGCCCATCAGGAAATGCGGGATGACCATGGGGACGATGACCAGGGCCTGCAGAGCCCGCTTGAGCCGGAACGCGCACCGCACCAGCGGGAACGCGGCCAGCGTGCCCAGGACGGTGGAGACCAGCGTGGTGGCGGTCGCGACGTAGAGGCTGTTGTAGAGCGCCTCGTGCATCACGAAGTCGAACCCCAGCTCGTCGTACCACTTGAGCGTGAACCCGCGGAACGGGAACGACGGGATGATGTGGTCGTTGAAGGAGAAGAGGACCAGGAACACGATCGGGAGATAGAGGAAGACGAACCCGGCGATCCCGTACGCGACGAAGACCCGGCGACCCATGCCGCGCCTCAGCGGTTCAGGCGATCGAGATCGAGGTAGCGCCAGGCGAGGGCCAGCGGTCCCATGACCAGGACCGCGACGATGAAGGACATGGCCGCCCCGAGCCCGAACTGAAAGGCCTGCATCTGGTTGGCGATGAGCGGCGCGATCATGACGCTGCCCGGCCCCCCGACCAGGAGCGGCACGAAGAACATCCCCGTCAGCGGGACGAAGGTCAGCACGGCCGCCGACACCACCCCGGGCATGGTCAGCGGCAGGGTCACGTGCAGGAACGCCCGGACCGGCGAGGCCCCGAGGTCGCTCGCCGCGTGGACCAGGGCGAAGTCCATCTTCTCGAGGGACGTGTAGATCGTGATGACCGCGAAGGGGAACGAGAAATAGGTCATGACCAGGATCACGGCGAAGATGTTGTAGAGGAGGAACGGCAGCGGCTCCGAGATCACCCCCAGCGCCATCAACCCCTTGTTGATGATGCCGCCGTGGCCGAGGATCGCCATCCAGGCATAGGCGCGGAGGAGCCCGCTGGTCCAGAAGGACAGGATGACCGCGGCGACCAGCACCCGCTGCCACCGTCGCGTGTACCGCACGATGTAGTAGGCCATCGGGTAGGCGAGGACGAGGGTCAGGGCGGTGATCGCCAGGGCCGTGACGATGGTCTTGCCGAGGACCCGGGGATACGTCCAGCCCTGGAAGAACGCCAGGTAGTTGGCCAGCGTCCACTCGGGAACGAGCTGGAAGTTGCGGGTCGTCCAGAAGCTGTAAAGGAACATGATCGCCATCGGCAGGACGAAGAGGCCTCCCTGGATGACGATCGTCGGGACGAGCCCGAGGAGGAGAGGGTCGAACGTCGCGGCACGCGGCCGGGCGCTCGCGCCCCCCCGAGGAATGGCGGCCCTGTTCGCGAGGTAGTCCTGGTTTGCCATGCGATGCCCCGGGAGAGCGTCCGCGCGGCGGCTTCGCCGCCGCCATCCCTCCGGGGAGGCCATCGGGGGAGTCTTCCGAGACCCCCCCGAAATGTCTCAGGAGGCGGCCAGCACCTCGTTCCAGGCCGCGGCGTACTCGTCCTGGTTCGGCGGGGCCTCGATGAGCCGCATCTTCAGCGCCACCTCGGGCTGGTCCATGAGGTTGGCCTTCACCATGTCGACCAGCCCTTCCTTGCGGAGCACCTCGACGCCGCCGCGGTTGGCGCAGCCGCGCTGGAGCCGCTTGAAGTTCGTCGCCACATACTCCGGACTGTGGAGATGATCGATCCACGCCAGCGCCGACTCCTTGTTGGCGGCGCCCTTCACCAGCATGTCGCCGTCGATCCACCCCACGTACCCTTCCTTCGGGGGTGCCCAGCCCATCGGCGGCCCGCCCGCGGCCTGGATCGTCATCGCCCGGCCGGGGTTCGACAGTCCGATCCACACGGTCTCCTCGACATAGAGCCGGAGCTGCTCGTTCCAACCCTTGGCGATGGTCGGGGCGTTCCGCTTGATCTGGATCAGGATGTCCTTCGCTCGGTTGAGCTGCTCCTTGGTCATCCGGAAGGGCTCGTAGCCCAGGAGGTACGCCGCCACCGGCCACAGGAACTCGTGCTGGTCACTGAAGCCCACGTGTCCCCTGTACTGCTTGTCGAGGAGCACCTCGTAAGAGGTCGGGGGCGTCTTGACCTTGTTCTTGTTGTAGATGAGCATCGTGGGCGACCATCCCCACGGCACCATCAGCATCCCGCCCCCGCTGGCCTGGAGTCCCGGGATCCGCTTGAACTCGGGATACATGTGCTTGGCGACGTTCGGGATGCTGTCCAGCTGGACCGGCTCGATCATCCCCTCCTGGTGGTAGCGGACGGGCCAGAGGCCGTCGGCCTCGAACAGGTCGTACTGGCTCGCCCCCGACACCTTGAGCTTCGCGAACGTCTCCGCGTTCCCGGTCATCGCGATGTGGTTCACGCGGATGCCGGTCTTGTCGAAGAAGCCCTTGATCCCCTGGGGCTCCACGTGGCCGCCCCAGGCCATCCAGTTCACGGTGCCGCCGGCCGCCCGCGCCGGGCGGGCGACGACGCCCGGGATCCCGCTGGCGAGCACCCCGCCGCCTGCCAGTGCCAACCCCCTCAGAAACGCTCGCCGGTCGACCGGTCTGGTCACCATCTGGGCCTCCTTGTCCTGGGTCTCACTCGGTCCTGACGCTCACTCGCCGGAGCCTCCACCTCGCCCGCCGCGGCTCACCCGCTCTCCGCCCGGAACACGCGGGCGTCCTCGACCTCCCACGCGAGGTAGACCGGCTGCGCCTCGCGCAGCGCCTCGCCCATCCCGCTCCCGGCGTCGTTGAGCCGGTACACGAGCACGTCCTGATCGTTCGCCAGCCGGACGAAGTAATGGGTGACGAAGCCGAGGTTGGCGATCTTGCTGATGTGACCCGTGACGATCGCGCCGCCGGCCGGCGGTGGCTTGGAGGAGAGCCGGATCCGCTCCGGCCGCACCAGCACCGTCACCGCAGCACCGGGCTCCAGGGGCGTGCTCCATCGCCCCTGGACCGACACCAGCGCGCCGATCGCGACGTCCACCCGATCGGCCTCTGCCCGCTGCACGCGCCCGGTGAGGACGTTCGGCGAGCCGATGAACTCCATGACGAAGCGGTCGGCGGGCCGGTCGTAGATCTCGCCGGGCGTGCCCACCTGGAGCACCCGGCCCCGGTCCATCACCGCGATCCGGTCGGACATGGCCAGGGCTTCTTCCTGGTCGTGCGTCACGTAGATGAACGTGATGCCGACCTTGCGCTGGAGTCGCGTCAGCTCCGCCTGCATCTGCTTCCGGAGCTTGAGGTCGAGCGCGCCCAGCGGCTCGTCCAGCAGGAGGACCGACGGGTGATTGACGAGGGCCCGGGCCAGCGCCACCCGCTGCTTCTGCCCACCGCTGAGCTGGCTCGGGCGACGCTCCTCGAGCCCCTCGAGCGAGACCAGGCGCAGCATCTCGCGCACCGCGCGCCGACGCTCCTCCCGGGCCACGCCCCTCATCCGCAGCCCGAAGCCCACGTTCTCCGCCACCGTCATGTGGGGAAAGAGGGCGTAGCTCTGGAAGACCGTGTTGACCGGCCGCGCGTACGACGGGACGTGCCCGACCCGTCGACCGTCGATCAGGATCTCGCCGCTCGAGGCCGCGTCGAAGCCCCCGATGAGGTTCAACGTCGTCGTCTTGCCGCACCCGCTCGGGCCGAGCAGGGAGAAGAACTCGCCCTTCCGGACCCGGAGGGACACCTCGTCGAGGGCCCGCACCGGGCCAAAGCTCTTGGTGACGCCCCGGAGCTCGACGGCGGTATCCGGCCGACTGTCGGAAGCCGGATCCCGCGGCATCGGGACCGGGGCGGAGTCGCCCCGGTGGTCCGGGCGAGGACCGGACGAGGCGGCCTCGGGGGCCGACCTCACGCCGTGAACGGGGGCGGTGCGGAGGAGATGCCGAACGACACGCCGGCCGGGCGAAGCATCGCGGCGATGATAGCCCGGCCCTCCAGCGGAGTCAAACGTCCGCGCCCCCCGAAGAAACTACGGGACCGCCTGGCCCGCGAGGACGCCGGTGAGTCGCTCGTGGTCGACCGCGAGCTGGCCGTTCACCACCACGAACGGAATCCCGACCGGGAACCGGCGGGGATCGTCGTAGGTCGCGGTGTCGATGACCCGGTCGGCGTCGAAGACGACCAGGTCGGCGAAGCAGCCGCGCTCGACGCGGCCCCGGCGGGGGAGGCCGAACCGGCGGGCGGGGCGGTCGGTCATCCGGTGCACCATCGCCTCGACCGAAAGGCCGCCGAACTCGCGGCGCAACCGGCCCAGGAAGCGGGGAAAGGCGCCGTACGCCCGGGGATGGGGCAGGCTGCCGGCCGGGGTGATGTCGCTGCACACCATGTAGTCCGGCCGGGCCAAGAGCTCCATCGAGTCCCGGCTCACCTGGCGCCACAGCGCCACGCTCCGGGGCGGCGCCGCCACGTGGCCCACCCGCAGCTCTTCCGAGAGCAGCAGGTCGCACAGCGCCTCGCCGAGCGAGCAGCGGCGGCGGGCGGCCAGGTCGGGGAGGCTCATTCCCTCCAGCGCCGTGTCCTTGCCGACGTAGGAGCAGACGAGCTGGGCCAGCGGCACCGACTCGTCGTGATCCAGCCCATGGGCGATCCGGCGGCGGTCCTCCGGATCCGCGAGGCGCCGGAGGATGGCGTCGGGCCCGCCCTCCTGGGCCCAGCCCGGGAGGTAGCTCACCGCGATCGAGCTGCCGGAGGGGTACGGGTAGATGTCGAACGTGATGTCGAGGCCCTCGGCCTTCGCGGGGTCGATGAGCCGCATGATCGTGTCGATCCGCCCCGCGGTCTCGGGCGCCGTCCGGTAGTGGGCGAAGTGGAGGCGCACCCCGGCGCGCCGCGCGACCTCGAGCGCCTCCGCGACGCCACTCCCGCCGTGGGCCCGCTCGAGGTTCGCCTGGCGCGGCTCGCACATGAACACGGCGCCGGCCGCGCGGACTCCCTCGCAGAGGGCGATCAGCTCGGCGGTCTCGCCCCACGGCCCCGGGTAGTACTTCGAGCCGGTGGAGAAGCCCACCGCGCCCTGCGCGAGCCCGTCGCGGACCAGGCGGCGGGCGGCCTCGAGGTCCGGCCCGCGGAGCGGCGCGTCCCGGAACCCGAGGACCTCGAGCCGCACCGTGGCGAACGGGACGAGGTAGGCGGTGTTGACGGCCACCTTCCGGTGGTAGTGGCTCCGGAAGGCGGCCACGCTCGACACGTCGAGGTCCTCGGGCGGATCGCCCAGGAGTCCTGCCAGCCAGCGGCGGTACACGCGGTAGTTCGGTCCGGAGAGCGGGGCGTAGGACATCCCATCGATCCCGAGGAACTCCGTGGTGATCCCCTGCCGGAGCCCCATCGGGTGCTGGGGGTCCGTCAGCAGCGCGCCCTCCGCATGGGTGTGGGGGTCGACGAAGCCCGGCGCCACCACCAGGCCCGTCGCGTCGATCACGCGCCGGGCCTCGGCCCGCCCGAGGTCGCCGATGGCCGTGATCGTCTCGCCGCCGACCCCGACGTCGGCGCCATACCCGGGAGCCCCGGTGCCGTCGACGACCGTCCCGCCGCGGAACACGAGGTCGAACATCAGCGGATGATCATACCGGGGATTCACCCTCCCCGCCCGGGACGACGTATACTCGCGCTCGGCTGACTCGGGTACGACACCCCATCCGGACACCGCGTGCGCCAGGAGGAATCATGAGAACCGTCGGATTCATCGGCCTCGGCAACATGGGCGCGGCGATGGCGAGCAACATCCACCAGGCCGGCTACGCCCTCGTCGTCCACGACGTGCGGGCCGATGCCGCCCGTCGCCTGGCCGAGGCCGGCGCCCGCGTCGCGGCGTCACCCGCCGAGGTCGCGCGCCAGTCCGACGTGACCATCACCTCGCTGCCCGGCCCGCCCGAGGTCGAGGCGGTCGCCGTCGGCGCCGGCGGCCTCCTGGACGGCATGCGCCACGGCGGCGTCTGGATCGATACGTCCACCAGCCGGCCCACGCTGATCCGGACGCTCGCACCGCGCTTCGGCGCCAGGGGCGCCCACGTGCTCGATGCCCCGGTGAGCGGCGGGAAGACCGGCGCCCAGAGCCGCAACCTCGCCGTCATGGTCGGGGGCGACCGGGCCGTGTTCGAGCGCGTGAAGCCGGTCCTCGACGCCTTCGGCGACAAGGTCTTCTACGCCGGCGCCATCGGCGCCGGCTGCGTGGCCAAGCTCGTCCACAACATGATCGGCCACAGCGTGCGGCAGGCTGTCGCCGAAGGGCTCACCCTCGGGGTCAAGGCCGGCGTGGACGCCGAGGCCCTGTGGGAATGTATCCGCCGCGGCGCCCTCGGCCGGATGCATTACCTTCACGAGGGCCTGCCCCGCACGGTCTTCCGCGGTGAGTACGCCCCGCCCATGTTCAGCCTCGGCCTCGCGCGCAAGGACATCGGCCTGGCCACCGAGCTGGCGCGCGAGTATCAGGTCCCGATGCCGCTGACCAATCTGGCCGAGCAGATCGCCATCGCGGCTCTCAACCGCGGCTGGGGCGACCAGGACAACAACGTCGTGTTCCGGCTGCAGGAGGAAGCGGCCGGCGTCGAGGTGCGCGCCCCCCAGGTGGACCCCGGGCGGGCGGCCCGCTTCATCACGACGCATCCCGACGCCTGAGCGCGGTTACCCGTCCCCGAAGAGCCGGTCCCCCTGCTCGTCGATGATGCGCTTCGCCTTCGCGATCGTCATGGTGACGATGGCGTCGCGGTCGGGAGACGTATCGGCGCGGACGAGCTGATGGACCTTCCGGTCGCCGCCGGCTCCCGTCGAGATCGTGCCGGCCAGGCGCCAGCCGCCCGACTCCCGCTCGGGCGCGGCCGTGATCGTGTAGCCCTTGTACTCGACGCTCGCCTCGGGGCGCGGCGTCTCGGGGACCCGGCTCCCGGGCGAGAACAGACGGCGCAGGAAACTGACCATGGGCGCCTCCTTGGCGGGCAACGTCACCGGAGGGTCAAGTCGCGGGACAGCCGCGTGAGCCGCTCGGGTCCGGTGGCGGTCACGAGGACCGGGTCCCCGAGCGCGACGTACAGATCGCCCTCGGGGGCGAGGAGTCC
It encodes:
- a CDS encoding ABC transporter permease; the encoded protein is MGRRVFVAYGIAGFVFLYLPIVFLVLFSFNDHIIPSFPFRGFTLKWYDELGFDFVMHEALYNSLYVATATTLVSTVLGTLAAFPLVRCAFRLKRALQALVIVPMVIPHFLMGVALLLFFSWLRLPLSRLTIILGHVVFTLPFATLLVSARLYGFDRTLELAAGDLGARPRQVFWYVTLPLILPGVVGAALLVFTLSMDEFLITFFVSGQKGTLTMHIWSLLRDGIAPRVNALATVLLGASFVLLGLGGWLIERGRGRATA
- a CDS encoding ABC transporter permease, producing MANQDYLANRAAIPRGGASARPRAATFDPLLLGLVPTIVIQGGLFVLPMAIMFLYSFWTTRNFQLVPEWTLANYLAFFQGWTYPRVLGKTIVTALAITALTLVLAYPMAYYIVRYTRRWQRVLVAAVILSFWTSGLLRAYAWMAILGHGGIINKGLMALGVISEPLPFLLYNIFAVILVMTYFSFPFAVITIYTSLEKMDFALVHAASDLGASPVRAFLHVTLPLTMPGVVSAAVLTFVPLTGMFFVPLLVGGPGSVMIAPLIANQMQAFQFGLGAAMSFIVAVLVMGPLALAWRYLDLDRLNR
- a CDS encoding extracellular solute-binding protein, which translates into the protein MVTRPVDRRAFLRGLALAGGGVLASGIPGVVARPARAAGGTVNWMAWGGHVEPQGIKGFFDKTGIRVNHIAMTGNAETFAKLKVSGASQYDLFEADGLWPVRYHQEGMIEPVQLDSIPNVAKHMYPEFKRIPGLQASGGGMLMVPWGWSPTMLIYNKNKVKTPPTSYEVLLDKQYRGHVGFSDQHEFLWPVAAYLLGYEPFRMTKEQLNRAKDILIQIKRNAPTIAKGWNEQLRLYVEETVWIGLSNPGRAMTIQAAGGPPMGWAPPKEGYVGWIDGDMLVKGAANKESALAWIDHLHSPEYVATNFKRLQRGCANRGGVEVLRKEGLVDMVKANLMDQPEVALKMRLIEAPPNQDEYAAAWNEVLAAS
- a CDS encoding ABC transporter ATP-binding protein; its protein translation is MPRDPASDSRPDTAVELRGVTKSFGPVRALDEVSLRVRKGEFFSLLGPSGCGKTTTLNLIGGFDAASSGEILIDGRRVGHVPSYARPVNTVFQSYALFPHMTVAENVGFGLRMRGVAREERRRAVREMLRLVSLEGLEERRPSQLSGGQKQRVALARALVNHPSVLLLDEPLGALDLKLRKQMQAELTRLQRKVGITFIYVTHDQEEALAMSDRIAVMDRGRVLQVGTPGEIYDRPADRFVMEFIGSPNVLTGRVQRAEADRVDVAIGALVSVQGRWSTPLEPGAAVTVLVRPERIRLSSKPPPAGGAIVTGHISKIANLGFVTHYFVRLANDQDVLVYRLNDAGSGMGEALREAQPVYLAWEVEDARVFRAESG
- a CDS encoding amidohydrolase family protein; its protein translation is MFDLVFRGGTVVDGTGAPGYGADVGVGGETITAIGDLGRAEARRVIDATGLVVAPGFVDPHTHAEGALLTDPQHPMGLRQGITTEFLGIDGMSYAPLSGPNYRVYRRWLAGLLGDPPEDLDVSSVAAFRSHYHRKVAVNTAYLVPFATVRLEVLGFRDAPLRGPDLEAARRLVRDGLAQGAVGFSTGSKYYPGPWGETAELIALCEGVRAAGAVFMCEPRQANLERAHGGSGVAEALEVARRAGVRLHFAHYRTAPETAGRIDTIMRLIDPAKAEGLDITFDIYPYPSGSSIAVSYLPGWAQEGGPDAILRRLADPEDRRRIAHGLDHDESVPLAQLVCSYVGKDTALEGMSLPDLAARRRCSLGEALCDLLLSEELRVGHVAAPPRSVALWRQVSRDSMELLARPDYMVCSDITPAGSLPHPRAYGAFPRFLGRLRREFGGLSVEAMVHRMTDRPARRFGLPRRGRVERGCFADLVVFDADRVIDTATYDDPRRFPVGIPFVVVNGQLAVDHERLTGVLAGQAVP
- a CDS encoding NAD(P)-dependent oxidoreductase → MRTVGFIGLGNMGAAMASNIHQAGYALVVHDVRADAARRLAEAGARVAASPAEVARQSDVTITSLPGPPEVEAVAVGAGGLLDGMRHGGVWIDTSTSRPTLIRTLAPRFGARGAHVLDAPVSGGKTGAQSRNLAVMVGGDRAVFERVKPVLDAFGDKVFYAGAIGAGCVAKLVHNMIGHSVRQAVAEGLTLGVKAGVDAEALWECIRRGALGRMHYLHEGLPRTVFRGEYAPPMFSLGLARKDIGLATELAREYQVPMPLTNLAEQIAIAALNRGWGDQDNNVVFRLQEEAAGVEVRAPQVDPGRAARFITTHPDA
- a CDS encoding HlyU family transcriptional regulator, with translation MVSFLRRLFSPGSRVPETPRPEASVEYKGYTITAAPERESGGWRLAGTISTGAGGDRKVHQLVRADTSPDRDAIVTMTIAKAKRIIDEQGDRLFGDG